Proteins from a single region of Pseudodesulfovibrio portus:
- a CDS encoding DEAD/DEAH box helicase, protein MSNAEEQVVKSILQDFIGDSIPDYILEMAQGIVAENGVTKLDLKKRDQYWDIDGQVAGDDFQNYTSEIGLNLAEKTINYYCNCPDSFSGVCRHVAATAVKLKKSLETESGEEMPAPRTDWRQTFRPFFATELEPEAGRHYIIYRIYPELGRLQVAFFRARQNKSGISQVQNEVTLAQIVENPDWCDTSPALPGVAEQIGHYLDYWGHKVEIPAGLHSWFFRAVKNEYYLYLRESDKPVTIESKPMQLKLSPHLNEDGLNFEILLAREDKMPFPITDEEEIYFYGRLPLWVYYKNSFYPVQTGLEPKLVQSMVEQKPIVPHADVSEFLDRVWTQIPISDLYGQEDFLERVGPIFQQADYDPKLYLDEEGSLLVLKIQNIYTNEHGEHLMAGPNPDLQTGSYHEAGKSYLIRRAQDEEAQLFAELQDMNFQPRNNHIWFMEQEEAINFLLDHYPQLVEAYRVFGEQNLTRYKVRTTQPVVVAEVETDEEEKWFNLELSVEYDDQRVPIEVIWEAWTKGKRYVQLKDGSYTSLPESWLNKLGHKLKALGFDPEKAPKQQFNQFEAPVLEKILDDLPQAQTDEFFVKLKEKINNFDQIKIIEQPKSLQATLRPYQVQGLSYLNFLREYGFGGILADEMGLGKTIQTLSYIQSLVDKGITGPNLIIVPTSVLPNWEREAQKFVPNLKRLTIYGAKREGLFQHISDSHLIITTYALLRRDLDELLKYEYASVILDEAQNIKNPNTITARSVRKLEAGLRVCLSGTPIENNLFELWSLFEFLMPGFLGSQHSFQRGIVKPIKDGDEETLDYLRTRVKPFILRRTKSEVAKDLPPKIETTHYCELVDEQRELYNALAMKLKDQVLRDVDEKGMAKSQMSILDALLKLRQLCCHPRLLKLDMPGVSTNLPSGKFDAFKDLVTDIIEGGHKVLVFSQFVQMLHVIRNWLTIREIPFAYLDGSSKDRFEQVDKFNDNEDIPIFLISLKAGGTGLNLTSADYVIHYDPWWNPAVENQATDRTHRIGQKRQVFAYKMICQNTVEERILKLQEQKKDVAEAIIPGQSALKSLTRDDLEMLFEI, encoded by the coding sequence ATGAGCAACGCGGAAGAACAGGTAGTCAAATCCATATTGCAGGATTTCATAGGCGACTCCATCCCCGACTATATTCTGGAGATGGCCCAGGGAATTGTTGCGGAAAATGGAGTCACCAAGCTCGACCTCAAGAAGCGTGACCAGTACTGGGATATCGACGGCCAGGTGGCCGGCGACGACTTCCAGAACTACACCTCGGAAATCGGCCTGAACCTGGCTGAAAAGACCATCAACTACTACTGCAACTGCCCGGATTCCTTTTCCGGCGTCTGTCGCCACGTGGCAGCCACCGCCGTGAAGCTGAAGAAGTCCCTGGAGACCGAATCCGGGGAGGAGATGCCCGCACCGCGCACGGACTGGCGTCAGACCTTCAGACCCTTTTTCGCCACCGAACTGGAGCCCGAGGCGGGCCGCCACTATATCATCTACCGCATCTACCCGGAGCTGGGACGACTGCAGGTGGCCTTCTTCCGCGCCCGCCAGAACAAATCCGGCATCTCCCAGGTTCAGAACGAGGTGACCCTGGCCCAGATCGTGGAAAATCCCGACTGGTGCGACACCTCCCCGGCCCTGCCCGGCGTGGCCGAGCAAATCGGCCACTACCTCGACTACTGGGGACACAAGGTGGAGATTCCGGCGGGTCTGCACTCCTGGTTCTTCCGTGCGGTCAAGAACGAGTACTACCTCTACCTGCGCGAATCCGACAAGCCCGTGACCATCGAGTCCAAGCCCATGCAGCTCAAGCTCTCCCCGCACCTGAACGAGGATGGGCTGAACTTCGAGATACTGCTGGCCCGCGAGGACAAGATGCCCTTCCCCATCACCGATGAGGAGGAAATATATTTCTACGGACGCCTGCCGTTGTGGGTGTATTACAAGAACTCGTTCTACCCGGTGCAGACCGGCCTGGAGCCCAAGCTGGTCCAGTCCATGGTCGAGCAGAAACCCATCGTGCCGCACGCCGACGTGTCCGAGTTCCTGGACCGCGTCTGGACCCAGATTCCCATCAGCGACCTCTACGGGCAGGAGGACTTCCTGGAGCGGGTCGGCCCCATTTTCCAGCAGGCCGACTACGATCCCAAGCTCTACCTGGATGAGGAAGGCTCCCTGCTGGTCCTCAAAATCCAGAACATCTACACCAACGAGCACGGCGAGCACCTCATGGCCGGCCCCAACCCGGACCTGCAGACGGGCTCCTACCACGAGGCAGGCAAATCCTACCTCATCCGGCGCGCCCAGGACGAGGAGGCACAGCTCTTCGCCGAGCTGCAGGACATGAATTTCCAGCCCAGGAACAACCACATCTGGTTCATGGAGCAGGAGGAGGCCATCAACTTCCTGCTCGATCACTACCCCCAGCTGGTTGAGGCCTACCGCGTATTCGGCGAGCAGAACCTGACCCGCTACAAGGTGCGCACCACCCAGCCCGTGGTGGTGGCCGAGGTGGAAACCGACGAGGAAGAAAAGTGGTTCAACCTCGAACTGTCGGTGGAATACGACGATCAGAGAGTGCCCATCGAGGTTATTTGGGAGGCGTGGACCAAGGGCAAGCGGTATGTCCAGCTCAAGGACGGCTCCTACACTTCCCTGCCTGAATCCTGGCTCAACAAGCTGGGCCACAAGCTCAAGGCCCTGGGCTTTGACCCGGAAAAGGCGCCCAAGCAGCAGTTCAATCAGTTCGAAGCGCCGGTCCTTGAAAAGATCCTGGACGACCTGCCCCAGGCCCAGACCGACGAATTTTTCGTCAAGCTCAAAGAGAAGATCAACAATTTCGACCAGATCAAGATAATCGAACAGCCCAAGAGCCTGCAGGCCACGCTGCGCCCGTATCAGGTCCAGGGCTTGAGCTACCTCAACTTCCTGCGCGAATACGGATTCGGCGGCATCCTGGCAGACGAAATGGGCCTGGGAAAAACCATCCAGACCCTGTCCTACATCCAGTCCCTGGTGGACAAGGGCATCACCGGGCCGAACCTGATCATCGTGCCCACGTCCGTCCTGCCCAACTGGGAGCGGGAGGCGCAGAAGTTCGTCCCCAACCTGAAACGGCTGACCATCTACGGAGCCAAGCGCGAAGGGCTGTTCCAGCACATCTCCGACTCCCACCTGATCATCACCACCTATGCCCTGCTCAGGCGCGACCTGGACGAGCTGCTCAAGTACGAATACGCCTCGGTCATTCTCGACGAGGCCCAGAATATCAAGAACCCCAACACGATCACGGCCCGCTCCGTACGCAAGCTCGAGGCCGGACTGCGGGTCTGCCTGTCGGGCACGCCCATCGAGAACAACCTGTTCGAGTTGTGGTCCCTGTTCGAATTTCTCATGCCCGGCTTCCTGGGTTCGCAGCATTCCTTCCAGCGCGGCATCGTCAAGCCCATCAAGGACGGCGACGAGGAGACGCTCGACTACCTGCGCACCAGGGTCAAGCCGTTCATCCTGCGGCGCACCAAGTCCGAGGTGGCCAAGGACCTGCCGCCCAAGATCGAGACCACCCACTACTGCGAGTTGGTGGACGAACAGCGCGAGCTCTACAACGCCCTGGCCATGAAGCTCAAGGACCAGGTCCTCAGGGACGTGGACGAAAAGGGCATGGCCAAGAGCCAGATGTCCATTCTGGACGCCCTGCTCAAACTCCGCCAACTCTGCTGCCACCCGCGGCTGCTCAAACTCGACATGCCCGGCGTGTCCACCAACCTGCCCTCCGGCAAATTCGATGCCTTCAAGGACCTCGTCACGGACATCATCGAGGGCGGCCACAAGGTGCTGGTCTTCTCCCAGTTCGTGCAGATGCTTCACGTCATCCGCAACTGGCTGACCATCCGGGAAATCCCGTTCGCCTACCTGGACGGCTCGTCCAAGGACCGCTTCGAGCAGGTGGACAAGTTCAACGACAACGAAGACATCCCCATCTTCCTCATCTCGCTCAAGGCGGGCGGCACGGGCCTGAACCTGACCTCGGCGGACTACGTCATCCACTACGACCCGTGGTGGAACCCTGCCGTGGAAAACCAGGCAACCGACCGCACCCACCGCATCGGCCAGAAGCGCCAGGTCTTCGCGTACAAGATGATCTGCCAGAACACGGTGGAGGAGCGCATCCTCAAGCTGCAGGAACAGAAAAAGGACGTGGCCGAAGCGATCATCCCCGGCCAGTCCGCGCTCAAGAGCCTGACCAGGGACGACCTGGAAATGCTGTTTGAAATCTAA
- a CDS encoding peptide-binding protein: protein MRRTLLFIVTLLLIALAGCSDSGGPATPVPPVTPADVPAAPEYGGSRVEPMLGEPSNLIAMLSSDSASHEVASQIYVSLLKYDKDINLVPYAAESFEVLDGGKLLRFKVREDIRWFDGVPLTAEDVEFTYRLMIDPKTPTAYAGNFKLVKEFRLTGKYTFEVVYDQPFAKALVTWAMDILPKHALENEDLLNTKYSRQPLGAGPYKLSEWVTGSQIILEANPDYFEGRPYIDRIIYRMIPDMATQFLELKAGNVDSMGLDPLQYLYQTDGPGWDGSFNKFKSLSFGYTFLGFNFKHPFFKDLRVRQAIDYAIDRREIVKGVLYGLGEAANGPYKPGTWQYNDTIKPRPYDPDKSRRLLAEAGWTDTDGDGWLDKDGKPFFFSIITNQGNSQRIKTGVIIQERLKAVGIKVDLRTVEWAAFIKEFVDKGRFDALILGWNILQDPDIYNVWHSSMAVEGGLNFTRYINPELDELLTRARHLVRQEERKPLYDKVQQILHDDVPYCFLYVPMALPIVQARIQNIKAAPAGISYNSERWWIPRTLQIRQ from the coding sequence ATGAGACGCACTCTTCTGTTCATCGTTACGCTTTTGCTGATAGCGCTCGCCGGGTGTTCCGATTCCGGAGGACCTGCCACGCCCGTGCCTCCGGTCACGCCCGCCGACGTTCCCGCTGCGCCGGAATATGGAGGTTCCCGGGTGGAACCCATGCTGGGCGAGCCGAGCAATCTCATCGCCATGCTTTCCTCGGACAGTGCGTCCCATGAAGTGGCTTCCCAGATATACGTCAGTCTGCTCAAGTACGACAAGGACATCAATCTCGTGCCCTACGCCGCCGAGTCCTTTGAAGTCCTTGACGGCGGCAAGCTCCTCAGGTTCAAGGTCCGGGAGGACATTCGCTGGTTCGACGGCGTCCCCCTGACTGCCGAGGACGTGGAGTTTACGTACAGGCTCATGATCGACCCCAAGACGCCCACGGCCTATGCCGGCAACTTCAAGCTGGTCAAGGAGTTCCGGCTGACCGGGAAATACACCTTCGAAGTCGTGTACGACCAGCCGTTCGCCAAGGCGCTGGTTACCTGGGCCATGGACATCCTGCCCAAGCATGCCCTGGAGAACGAGGATCTGCTGAACACGAAATACAGCCGCCAACCTCTCGGCGCAGGGCCGTACAAGCTCAGCGAATGGGTGACCGGGAGCCAGATAATCCTGGAGGCCAACCCCGATTACTTCGAGGGCAGGCCCTATATCGACCGGATCATCTATCGGATGATTCCGGATATGGCCACGCAGTTCCTGGAACTCAAGGCGGGCAATGTGGACTCCATGGGGCTCGACCCGCTCCAATACCTGTACCAGACCGACGGGCCCGGGTGGGACGGCAGCTTCAACAAGTTCAAGTCTCTCTCCTTTGGCTACACGTTTCTCGGGTTCAACTTCAAGCACCCGTTTTTCAAGGACCTCCGGGTGCGCCAGGCCATCGATTACGCCATCGACCGGCGGGAGATCGTCAAGGGCGTACTCTATGGTCTGGGCGAGGCGGCCAACGGGCCCTACAAGCCCGGCACCTGGCAGTACAACGACACCATCAAGCCGCGTCCCTACGATCCCGACAAGTCCCGGCGGCTTCTGGCCGAGGCGGGGTGGACGGATACGGACGGCGACGGATGGCTGGACAAGGACGGCAAGCCGTTCTTTTTCTCCATCATCACCAACCAGGGAAACTCCCAGCGCATCAAGACCGGGGTCATCATCCAGGAACGCCTCAAGGCCGTCGGCATCAAGGTGGACCTTCGCACCGTGGAGTGGGCGGCTTTTATCAAGGAGTTCGTGGACAAGGGCCGGTTTGACGCCCTTATTTTGGGATGGAATATTTTACAAGACCCTGATATCTATAATGTCTGGCATTCGTCCATGGCGGTTGAAGGCGGGTTGAATTTCACCCGGTACATCAACCCGGAGCTGGATGAATTGTTGACGCGGGCCAGGCATCTGGTGCGGCAGGAGGAGCGCAAGCCCCTCTACGACAAGGTCCAGCAGATTCTGCACGACGACGTGCCGTACTGCTTCCTCTACGTGCCGATGGCCCTGCCCATCGTCCAGGCCAGGATACAAAATATAAAAGCGGCCCCAGCCGGCATATCGTATAATTCGGAACGCTGGTGGATTCCGCGCACCCTGCAGATACGGCAGTAA
- a CDS encoding RelA/SpoT family protein produces MIRINEITDKVASYIDNPDLDLIQRAYVFSAQAHDGVVRRSGEPYISHPMNVANLLADMQLDEATVAAGLLHDTVEDTDTTVDEIEDLFGSDVADIVDGVTKISKMDFESRAVQQAENIRKLILAMAEDIRVLMVKLADRLHNMRTLEHMKPVKQRLIAQETQDIYAPLANRLGLHRVKTELEDLCLRYLKPDVFGQLTDAVSEHRAAGEPYIEKVVGVIEDMLKKNKISGVVYGRTKHLHSIHVKMEQQGLTFDEIYDLIAFRIILKSLKDCYAVLGLIHAAWRPVPGRFKDYISIPKANMYQSLHSTVIGPDGERIEFQIRTEEMNQIAEYGVAAHWQYKEVGKGAKKGKTAGRRDAERYTWLKQIMDWQRELSDPREFMSSLRLEMFQEEVYVFTPNGDIKELPDGATPVDFAYAIHSEVGDKCAGAKVNGRIVPLHTPLKNGDSVEIITDKNRVPSRDWLKFVKTAKARTRIKQYIRTVEKERAIALARELLEKEGRRIGINVQKAMKEGEFLKLAGEFNCGSVDDLLTQVGFSRFTPRKVLKRLYAITHGEPMDERKVRSRGSETVEEKKKPKGDGLSISGVDNVLVRFASCCNPLPGEPIVGYITRGRGVTVHRIDCHNVKSFEDERLLQVTWEGVEEKPYPAKIKVKCLNKPGMLGKICTMLAEQEVNIDSGSFESKVDGTSTLAFTVEVKDLNQLYSALAEVKKLKAVQEALRVS; encoded by the coding sequence ATGATTCGCATCAACGAGATCACCGACAAGGTGGCGTCATACATCGACAACCCCGACCTGGACCTGATCCAGCGGGCGTACGTCTTTTCCGCCCAGGCCCACGACGGCGTGGTCCGCCGGTCGGGCGAGCCCTATATTTCCCACCCCATGAACGTGGCCAATCTCCTGGCCGACATGCAGCTGGACGAGGCCACGGTGGCCGCAGGGTTGCTGCACGACACGGTGGAGGACACCGACACCACGGTGGACGAGATCGAGGACCTGTTCGGTTCCGACGTGGCCGACATCGTGGACGGCGTGACCAAGATCAGCAAGATGGACTTCGAGTCCAGGGCGGTGCAGCAGGCGGAGAACATCCGCAAGCTCATCCTGGCCATGGCCGAGGATATCCGCGTGCTCATGGTCAAGCTGGCCGACCGGCTGCACAACATGCGCACCCTGGAGCACATGAAGCCTGTCAAGCAGCGGCTCATCGCCCAGGAAACGCAGGACATCTACGCGCCGCTGGCCAACCGGCTCGGCCTGCACCGGGTCAAGACTGAGTTGGAGGACCTCTGTCTCCGCTACCTGAAGCCGGACGTGTTCGGCCAGCTCACCGATGCCGTCTCGGAGCACCGGGCCGCAGGCGAGCCCTACATCGAGAAGGTCGTGGGCGTGATCGAGGACATGCTCAAGAAGAACAAGATTTCGGGCGTCGTCTACGGCCGCACCAAGCATCTGCATTCCATCCATGTGAAGATGGAGCAGCAGGGGCTGACCTTCGACGAAATCTACGACCTCATCGCCTTCCGCATCATCCTGAAGTCGCTCAAGGACTGCTACGCCGTACTGGGTCTCATCCACGCGGCCTGGAGGCCCGTTCCCGGCCGGTTCAAGGACTATATTTCCATTCCCAAGGCGAACATGTACCAGTCGCTCCACTCCACGGTCATCGGGCCGGACGGCGAGCGCATCGAGTTCCAGATCCGCACCGAGGAGATGAACCAGATCGCCGAATACGGCGTGGCCGCCCACTGGCAGTACAAGGAAGTGGGCAAGGGGGCGAAGAAGGGCAAGACCGCCGGCAGGCGCGACGCCGAGCGGTACACCTGGCTCAAGCAGATCATGGATTGGCAGCGCGAACTGTCCGACCCGCGCGAGTTCATGTCCTCCCTGCGCCTGGAGATGTTCCAGGAAGAAGTCTACGTGTTCACGCCCAACGGCGACATCAAGGAACTGCCCGACGGGGCCACGCCCGTGGACTTTGCCTATGCCATCCACTCCGAGGTGGGCGACAAGTGTGCCGGCGCCAAGGTCAACGGTCGCATCGTACCCCTGCACACGCCGCTCAAGAACGGCGATTCCGTGGAGATCATCACGGACAAGAACCGTGTCCCCAGTCGCGACTGGCTCAAATTCGTCAAGACGGCCAAGGCCCGGACCCGCATCAAGCAGTACATCCGCACGGTGGAAAAGGAGCGGGCCATCGCCCTGGCCAGGGAACTCCTGGAAAAGGAGGGGCGCCGGATCGGCATCAATGTCCAGAAGGCCATGAAGGAGGGTGAATTCCTCAAGCTGGCGGGCGAATTCAACTGCGGCAGCGTGGACGACCTTCTGACACAGGTCGGATTTTCCCGGTTCACCCCGCGCAAGGTGCTCAAGCGGCTGTATGCCATCACCCACGGCGAGCCCATGGACGAGCGCAAGGTCCGGAGCCGGGGCAGCGAGACGGTCGAAGAGAAAAAGAAGCCCAAGGGCGACGGGTTGAGTATTTCCGGCGTGGACAACGTCCTGGTCCGGTTCGCGAGCTGCTGCAACCCCCTGCCCGGCGAACCGATCGTGGGCTACATCACCCGCGGGCGCGGCGTGACCGTGCACCGCATCGACTGCCACAACGTCAAGAGCTTCGAGGACGAGCGGCTGCTGCAGGTGACCTGGGAAGGTGTCGAAGAGAAGCCGTACCCCGCCAAGATCAAGGTCAAGTGCCTGAACAAGCCCGGCATGCTCGGCAAGATATGCACCATGCTGGCCGAGCAGGAGGTCAACATCGACTCCGGCAGCTTCGAGTCAAAGGTGGACGGTACTTCCACCCTGGCCTTCACCGTTGAGGTCAAGGACCTGAATCAACTCTATTCCGCGCTGGCCGAGGTCAAGAAGCTCAAGGCCGTCCAGGAAGCCCTGCGGGTTTCGTAA
- a CDS encoding cytochrome c3 family protein, with the protein MQRFILSILALCALVLTVSMATAATEAPAELKLEAPAGIKATKNPVTFPHAKHDAAGVECATCHHTWDSKSDVQSCSTAGCHDQPGKKGETAYYSAFHAKNADNSCLGCHKIMKKEGKVVPVSCKDCHPK; encoded by the coding sequence ATGCAACGCTTCATCCTTTCCATCCTGGCCCTTTGCGCCCTGGTCCTGACGGTCAGTATGGCCACCGCCGCCACCGAAGCGCCTGCCGAGCTGAAGCTCGAAGCGCCTGCGGGGATCAAGGCCACCAAGAATCCGGTTACTTTCCCCCATGCCAAGCACGATGCGGCAGGGGTCGAGTGTGCCACCTGCCACCACACCTGGGACAGCAAGAGTGACGTTCAGTCCTGTTCCACCGCAGGCTGTCACGACCAGCCCGGCAAGAAGGGCGAAACCGCCTACTACTCCGCCTTCCACGCCAAGAATGCCGACAACAGCTGTCTCGGCTGCCACAAGATCATGAAGAAGGAAGGCAAGGTGGTCCCGGTCTCCTGCAAGGACTGCCACCCCAAGTAG
- a CDS encoding amino acid ABC transporter permease → MFKRHFQNPWVQNLTLLTLVGLVVYYFTFAFEFKYDFDWAVFFVEGQYGHMGHLMVTGLNTTLTITFYSAIIALVMGTIFGLARLSNFKPVYWFATCYVELFRNTPLLIQLFFWNFALPYAFPEEIRFWLFDHNFEFWCAVVGCGVFTGAFMAEIIRAGIQSIPKGLLEASYSSGLTFPQTLRKIVLPLAFREIIPPLGSEFLNNMKNTSLAMTIGVTELFWSMQEVLSLTYRTFESFIVATAIYLLLSLIIAAFMNIVNEKLKIMPQDKKTMLRGLADVLFKPFGIIGRGLEYVLWYFRRSPEKKTVSPITRMCHTLTCWTVKGGKALFLVALAYVLYMLGVALFHFNYEIIWANLPALLIWRFPGGDSTEFFMGLGGLSGSLLMALISITGSFFIGLIIGMGRTAKSHVLRIPCTLYIELVRGVPLILVILWFYQVVLQFVFKLEIHAFWAGTIALTFFFGAYIAETVRGGIENIPPGQVEAAKASGLTYFQTMRKIILPQALKQMLPALVGMFIAAFKDTALVYIIGVMDLTRAAYAINNRVMIYPFEIYTTVIVLYFIFSYVMSLYAKRLERKLSPEQVRIEM, encoded by the coding sequence ATGTTTAAACGGCATTTCCAAAATCCCTGGGTCCAGAACCTCACCCTGCTGACATTGGTCGGCCTGGTGGTCTACTATTTCACCTTTGCCTTCGAATTCAAATATGATTTCGACTGGGCCGTCTTCTTCGTGGAAGGACAATACGGCCACATGGGCCACCTCATGGTCACCGGGCTGAACACCACCCTGACCATCACCTTCTACTCCGCGATCATCGCCCTGGTCATGGGCACCATCTTCGGCCTGGCCCGGTTGTCGAATTTCAAGCCGGTATACTGGTTCGCCACCTGCTATGTGGAGTTGTTCCGCAACACCCCGCTGCTCATCCAGCTCTTTTTCTGGAACTTCGCCCTGCCCTACGCCTTTCCCGAAGAAATCCGCTTCTGGCTCTTCGACCACAATTTCGAATTCTGGTGTGCAGTGGTGGGCTGCGGCGTGTTCACGGGCGCGTTCATGGCCGAGATCATCCGTGCGGGCATCCAGTCCATCCCCAAGGGACTGCTTGAGGCGTCCTACTCCTCGGGCCTGACCTTCCCCCAGACCCTGCGCAAGATCGTCCTGCCCCTGGCCTTCCGCGAGATCATCCCGCCGCTGGGCAGCGAGTTCCTGAACAACATGAAGAACACCTCGCTGGCCATGACCATCGGCGTGACCGAGCTGTTCTGGTCCATGCAGGAAGTGCTGTCCCTGACCTACCGCACGTTTGAATCCTTCATCGTGGCCACGGCCATCTACCTGCTGCTCTCCCTGATCATCGCCGCGTTCATGAACATCGTGAACGAGAAGCTCAAGATCATGCCGCAGGACAAGAAGACCATGCTGCGCGGTCTCGCCGACGTGCTCTTCAAGCCCTTCGGCATCATCGGCAGGGGACTGGAGTACGTGCTCTGGTACTTCCGCCGTTCCCCGGAAAAGAAGACGGTCTCCCCGATCACCCGCATGTGCCACACCCTGACCTGCTGGACCGTCAAGGGGGGCAAGGCGCTTTTTCTGGTCGCCCTGGCCTACGTGCTCTACATGCTCGGCGTGGCGCTCTTCCACTTCAACTACGAGATCATCTGGGCCAACCTGCCCGCCCTGCTCATCTGGCGCTTCCCCGGCGGCGACTCCACGGAGTTCTTCATGGGGCTGGGCGGCCTGTCCGGCTCCCTGCTCATGGCCCTCATCTCCATCACGGGCAGCTTCTTCATCGGCCTGATCATCGGCATGGGCCGTACGGCCAAAAGCCATGTCCTGCGCATTCCCTGCACCCTGTATATCGAGCTGGTCCGCGGCGTCCCCCTCATCCTGGTCATTCTCTGGTTCTATCAGGTCGTCCTGCAGTTCGTGTTCAAGCTCGAAATCCACGCCTTCTGGGCGGGCACCATCGCCCTGACCTTCTTCTTCGGCGCGTACATCGCCGAGACCGTGCGCGGCGGCATCGAGAACATCCCGCCCGGACAGGTTGAGGCGGCCAAGGCTTCCGGCCTGACCTACTTCCAGACCATGCGCAAGATCATCCTGCCCCAGGCCCTCAAGCAGATGCTCCCGGCCCTGGTCGGCATGTTCATCGCGGCCTTCAAGGACACCGCCCTGGTCTACATCATCGGCGTGATGGACCTGACCCGCGCCGCATACGCCATCAACAACAGGGTCATGATCTACCCGTTCGAGATCTACACCACGGTCATCGTGCTCTACTTCATCTTCAGCTACGTCATGAGCCTGTACGCCAAACGGCTGGAACGCAAACTCAGCCCGGAACAGGTCCGCATCGAGATGTAG